A single region of the Deinococcus fonticola genome encodes:
- a CDS encoding AAA family ATPase, producing the protein MLYVLGGLPGTGKSTLARQLARHLKAVYLRVDSIEAALLNATGTPASIEGYAAAYAVAADNLNQGLNVVVDSVNPIDLTREAWATVALEGGVELVNIEVICSDLTEHRRRVEFRRADTTQREGKWQPPDWAQVQQSAAGYEAWKCPRLVLDSAQGTPEENLGVLLRMLSET; encoded by the coding sequence GTGCTATATGTCCTCGGTGGTCTGCCCGGTACCGGAAAATCGACGCTGGCTCGCCAATTGGCGCGGCACCTGAAGGCTGTTTACCTGCGCGTCGATTCCATCGAGGCGGCCCTGTTGAACGCCACCGGAACCCCGGCCAGCATTGAGGGGTATGCGGCGGCTTACGCGGTCGCGGCCGACAATCTGAATCAGGGCCTGAACGTGGTGGTGGACAGCGTGAATCCCATCGACCTCACGCGCGAGGCCTGGGCGACCGTCGCCCTGGAAGGTGGTGTAGAACTCGTGAATATCGAAGTCATCTGCTCCGACCTGACCGAGCACCGCCGCCGTGTGGAGTTTCGCCGCGCCGACACCACCCAGCGGGAAGGGAAGTGGCAGCCCCCTGACTGGGCGCAGGTGCAGCAGAGTGCGGCAGGGTACGAGGCCTGGAAGTGCCCCCGCCTGGTGCTGGACAGCGCGCAGGGAACACCGGAAGAGAACCTCGGCGTCCTCCTGCGAATGCTCTCAGAGACTTGA